Proteins from one Phalacrocorax carbo chromosome 19, bPhaCar2.1, whole genome shotgun sequence genomic window:
- the LOC135316474 gene encoding proline-rich protein 22-like, which produces MARPPLGLPPRGSRAAPAPRLLHTFVLPETFSPPGSANLCPLPAQEQPFPAAWAPPPAVATHAPQAPPAGLQRPPRGCFFDPRAFHMQRTTTSLLPRATATLAHGAASLPGAGLWGPGGCATCLAWAAPRTPHGQPQHHAPYQEQRRVVAPASPVQPPSSSGLQHAEGTAAPSACNMPPGTNVPTSPSAATHNQGLGDPAAGLGVSDKELLEEALRLLGCSLDAEGLSQGGPSSGPMPGDPGGTCAEAGAVATASPISPTAIPAYEHAEGQPAHTNIAVSGTPAGAHPGTNIPLGTHVHTSPSAAPHNQPLGDPAADLALPDEVPLHEALRFFGCSMDESGISPEGPSSGPTPGDPGATSAGIPPCDLASLALPEELLSPDYSVPETADATLSLEEFVQSIGLELQEPWGDAGRELPGPQPAMAGARGKKRGKSPLPKAASKRRALAGSTRVAGRD; this is translated from the exons ATGGCGCGGCCACCACTGGGGCTCCCACCGCGCGGCTCCCgtgccgccccggcaccccggctccTCCACACTTTTGTACTCCCCgaaaccttctccccaccag gctcagccaacctgtgcccactgcccgcgcaggagcagcccttccccgcagcctgggcacccccaccGGCGGTGGCAACCCACGCCccacaggcaccaccagcag ggctgcagaggcctccACGGGGCTGCTTCTTCGACCCGCGGGCGTTCCACATGCAGCGCACAACCACCAGCCTGCTTCCACGGGCCACCGCCACGCTCGCCCACGGTGCCGCTTCTCTGCCGGGTGCTGGCCTCtggggccccgggggctgcgcgacctgcctggcctgggcagccccacgcacccccCACGGCCAACCCCAACACCACGCCCCCTaccaagagcagaggagagtggtggccccagcctccccggtgCAGCCGCCGTCCAGCTCTGGCCTCCAGCACGCTGAAGGCACGGCTGCACCCTCGGCATGCAACATGCCACCAGGCACCAacgtccccaccagcccctctgctgccacccacaaccaaggtcttggggacccagctgctggccttggAGTCTCTGACAAGGAGCTTCTTGAAGAGGCCCTAAGGCTCCTTGGTTGCTCCCTGGATGCggaggggctcagccagggagggcccagcagcggccccatgcctggggaccccgGTGGCACCTGCGCAGAGGCTGGAGCGGTGGCCACAGCCTCCCCGATCTCGCCGACGGCCATCCCCGCCTATGAGCACGCCGaggggcagccagcacacaccaACATCGCTGTCAGCGGCACCCCCGCGGGGGCACACCCGGGCACCAACATCCCCCTGGGCACCCACGTccacaccagcccctctgctgctccccacaaccAGCCGCTGGGAGACCCGGCCGCTGACCTTGCGCTGCCCGATGAGGTGCCTCTCCACGAGGCCCTCAGGTTCTTTGGCTGCTCCATGGACGAGTCGGGGATCAGCCCGGAGggtcccagcagcggccccacgcCTGGGGACCCTGGTGCCACCAGCGCAGGCATCCCCCCCTGCGACCTCGCCTCACTCGCTCTGCccgaggagctgctcagccctgactaCAGCGTCCCCGAGACCGCCGACGCCACCCTGAGCCTGGAAGAGTTTGTCCAGAGCAtcgggctggagctgcaggagccgtggggggatgcggggagggagctgccagggccccagcctgccatggcaggggcacGGGGCAAGAAGCGGGGGAAGAGCCCCTTGCCAAAGGCCGCCAGCAagcgcagggctctggcaggcagcacgcgGGTGGCAGGGCGGGATTAG